The DNA region GGTCACCGACCGCGACTGGAGTGCACTGCGGTCGCGGTCGGTGACCGCTCCCACATGGGTCTGACCGCTCCCACATGGACTCTGCGGGGCGTCTAGAACTCGATCTTCTTCCACCGCCCGGCCTTGAAGATCGCGCCGGTCACGACGGCCTGCGCAAGCATCGAGGCTACCATGCCGATCCACACCCCGGCCGGGCCGATCCCCATCTTCAGGGCCAGCAGCCAGCCCAGCCCCGGTCCGATCACCAGCGTCCCGATCAGCGTGGCCCACAGGGGGCTGAGGGTGTCGCCCGCCCCCCGCAGGCCGCCGGAGAAGGCCATGGAGATCGTCGCGAAGGGCAGCGATCCCGCGATGTAGATCAGCGCCCAGTGGCCCCAGAACAGCGCGCGTGGGTCGTCGGTGAAGAAGCCCACCAGTGGGCGTGCGAACACGATGCACAGCAGGCCCAGGCCGATCGAGGTCAGCGACGAGATGTTGACCACCGACCAGCAACTGCGCTCGGCACGCTGCGGGTTGCGCGCCCCCATGTTCTGACCCACGGCTGTCATGGCCGCGGTCATCATGGACAGCCCCACGAAGATCCCCAGCGAACTCCACTGCCCGGCCGTCACATGCCCGGCCACGGCGAACTCCCCGCCCCGCGTGCGGTTGAGGATGCCGATCAGCACGGCGTAGCCCAGGTTGCGCACCAGGCCCTGCACCGAGGACGGCGTGCCGATGTAGAACATCTTGCCCCAGATGGTCCAGTCAATGCGCCACGGGCCGCGCCACGGCACCGTTACGGCGAACCGCCCGCTGCCGAGCAGCCACAGCATGACGGCCGCGGCCAGGCTCCGGGTGATGACCACCGCCCAACCCGCCCCGGCCACGCCCATGGCCGGGAAGGGCCCGATCCCGAAGATCATGCAGTACTCCAGGCCGATGTGGGCGACGTTGATCCACACCAGCATCAGCAGCGGAGTCAACGAATCCCCCGCCCCCTGCAGCGCCGAGGCCAGCAGGAAGTTCAGCATCATCCCCACCGAGCCCCAGAACATGGCGTGAGTGTAGATGACGCCCTGGTCGAGCACCTCGCCGGTCGCGCCCAGCCACACCAGCAGCGTCCGCGACACCAGCAGCCCGATGGGGATCATGGGGAGGCCGGCCACGAACGACAGGATGATGGACTGGCGCGTCACTTCGGTGACGCGCCCGGGCTGCCGCGCCCCGGTGTACCGGGCCACCAGCACCTGCGTGCCCGTAGCCACCGCGAACACGACGAACTGCACGGTGAAGATGATGCTCATGGACTGGCCGACGGCGGCGATGGCGGACGGGCCGAGGCTGCCGACCATCTTGATGTCCGCCACGCCCATGATCCAGTTGAGCACCGCGCCGCTGACAATGGGCCACGAGAGCGCCACGATGCCGCGCAGCAGGTGTCCCTGGGTCAGGTCCACCCGGCCCCTGGGGGGTGTCTCGCCGGTGACGGGAGTCGAGACCGGGGGGCGCATGGACTCCTCCCCCTCGGTGACAATGTCGCCATCGGGGCGAAGGTCTATGCCGTTCTCGGCTACAGCAGGTTCGGGCTGCTCAGGGGAATCCGGGGCAGGGGCTTGCTTCATGGAGACGTCCTCTAGACTACAGTCACATGCACGGTCCGGCGGCGCGGGCCGTCCAACTCCACCAGCATGACACGCTGCCACGTCCCCAGCACGAGCTTCCCCGACTGGATGGGCAGACACACCGCGTTGCCGATGAGAGTGGCCGCCAGATGGGCGTCGGCGTTGCTGTCAATGCGGTCATGCCGCCACGCGCCCTGGCTCAGCTTGTCCATCAGGGCCAGCGTATCCTGCACCAGCCCCGACTCATTCTCGTTCACATACACCGCACAGGTGCAGTGCGGCACGGAGATACACGCGAGGCCGTCGCCGGCGGCGGCGATGGCGGCGGCGACCTGTGACGTGATGTCCACGATCTGGCGGCGGCTACCCGTGCTGAGGGTCAGTTGGTGGGTGGGCATGGTGAGCTCTCTCTTCGCGTCGGGCGGTCTTGGCAGCGCGGATGGCGGCGGGCCGTCTCGGCGGCACGAATGGCGGCGGGCCTGGCCGTTGCCGTCAGCGTCCGCAGGACGCCTGGCGACCCGCAGGGCCGCCCCACAGTAGGGGGCTTCAGCCCCCGGACCGCGGCCCCCATTCCCCTTCCCCGCATGGCGTTCCGTCCGCAGGACGGTCGGCCGGAGGCCCCGTCATAGGTCGGCCTCGCCGCCGAGCGTCCTGCGGACGCGACGGCAACGCCGAACGGCGTCCTCACCCCTGCCCCTCTCCCTCGGCCTTCGGCCTCCGGAGAGGGGAACGGCAACGGCCCCGCCCCCCACC from bacterium includes:
- a CDS encoding secondary thiamine-phosphate synthase enzyme YjbQ produces the protein MPTHQLTLSTGSRRQIVDITSQVAAAIAAAGDGLACISVPHCTCAVYVNENESGLVQDTLALMDKLSQGAWRHDRIDSNADAHLAATLIGNAVCLPIQSGKLVLGTWQRVMLVELDGPRRRTVHVTVV
- a CDS encoding MATE family efflux transporter; this encodes MKQAPAPDSPEQPEPAVAENGIDLRPDGDIVTEGEESMRPPVSTPVTGETPPRGRVDLTQGHLLRGIVALSWPIVSGAVLNWIMGVADIKMVGSLGPSAIAAVGQSMSIIFTVQFVVFAVATGTQVLVARYTGARQPGRVTEVTRQSIILSFVAGLPMIPIGLLVSRTLLVWLGATGEVLDQGVIYTHAMFWGSVGMMLNFLLASALQGAGDSLTPLLMLVWINVAHIGLEYCMIFGIGPFPAMGVAGAGWAVVITRSLAAAVMLWLLGSGRFAVTVPWRGPWRIDWTIWGKMFYIGTPSSVQGLVRNLGYAVLIGILNRTRGGEFAVAGHVTAGQWSSLGIFVGLSMMTAAMTAVGQNMGARNPQRAERSCWSVVNISSLTSIGLGLLCIVFARPLVGFFTDDPRALFWGHWALIYIAGSLPFATISMAFSGGLRGAGDTLSPLWATLIGTLVIGPGLGWLLALKMGIGPAGVWIGMVASMLAQAVVTGAIFKAGRWKKIEF